A window of the Bradyrhizobium ottawaense genome harbors these coding sequences:
- a CDS encoding L,D-transpeptidase family protein gives MQRMTIVAMAAMLVAGPAFAQGAGSAAGSPAAPLQAAPAGTAPAAHAAPPKPAIAASTPESRSAAALALSHEPTFDEGSAQRIRDAALSYSDLAVRGGWPTIPADAKFTLGVQGPNDDLLRKRLIVSGDLAADKASGAYDDALTEAVKRFQARHGLALTGTVTPRTLAALNVPVQKRIKQLEASLTRLENISFPFGQRYVVVNIPATFAEAIEDDKVVRRYRVIVGKTEKPSPTLTADITSVNLNPTWTVPSSIAKSEISAHMRKDPTYLSRMHMDVLGANDAPIDPHSVDWSGAHTPNFTVRQQSGTWNALGAVKIDMPNSYSVYMHDTNQRNLFTDDYRFDSHGCSRVDNVRDLAAWLLKDQPQWNRTAIDAAIATGERHDIRVTRKVPVAWIYLTAWMTKDQTVQFRNDIYAQDEQLLEATAEEAAFFNKASAHPLTAHMTQ, from the coding sequence ATGCAGAGAATGACAATCGTTGCCATGGCCGCCATGCTCGTGGCCGGGCCGGCGTTTGCCCAAGGCGCCGGATCTGCGGCAGGTTCACCGGCAGCACCGCTTCAGGCCGCACCGGCGGGCACGGCGCCGGCAGCACATGCCGCTCCGCCGAAGCCCGCCATAGCTGCATCGACGCCGGAATCGCGCTCAGCCGCCGCGCTGGCGCTGTCGCATGAACCGACCTTCGACGAAGGCAGCGCGCAGCGCATCCGCGACGCTGCGTTGAGTTACTCGGATCTGGCGGTGCGCGGCGGATGGCCGACCATTCCCGCCGACGCGAAATTCACCTTGGGCGTCCAGGGACCGAATGACGATCTGTTGCGCAAGCGACTGATCGTCAGCGGCGATCTCGCCGCCGACAAGGCGTCCGGCGCGTACGACGACGCGCTCACTGAGGCCGTCAAGCGTTTCCAGGCCCGCCACGGCCTGGCGCTGACCGGGACGGTGACGCCGCGCACGCTGGCCGCGCTCAACGTTCCCGTCCAGAAGCGCATCAAGCAGCTCGAAGCCTCGCTGACGCGTCTCGAAAACATCAGCTTTCCGTTCGGCCAGCGCTATGTGGTCGTGAACATCCCGGCGACCTTTGCCGAGGCCATCGAGGACGACAAGGTGGTGCGGCGCTATCGCGTCATCGTCGGCAAGACCGAAAAGCCGTCACCGACGCTGACCGCCGATATCACCAGCGTCAATCTCAACCCGACCTGGACCGTGCCGTCATCGATCGCCAAGAGCGAGATTTCCGCGCATATGCGCAAGGACCCGACCTATCTGTCCCGCATGCACATGGACGTGCTCGGCGCCAACGACGCGCCGATCGATCCGCACTCGGTCGACTGGTCCGGCGCCCACACGCCGAACTTCACGGTGCGTCAGCAGTCCGGCACCTGGAACGCACTCGGCGCCGTCAAGATCGACATGCCGAATTCCTATTCGGTCTACATGCACGACACCAATCAGCGCAACCTGTTCACCGACGACTACCGTTTCGATTCACACGGCTGCTCGCGCGTCGACAATGTGCGGGATCTGGCAGCATGGCTGCTGAAGGATCAGCCGCAATGGAATCGCACGGCGATCGATGCAGCGATTGCGACCGGCGAGCGCCATGATATCCGCGTCACCAGGAAGGTTCCGGTGGCCTGGATCTATCTGACGGCATGGATGACCAAGGACCAGACCGTGCAGTTCCGCAACGACATCTATGCGCAGGACGAACAGTTGCTGGAAGCGACCGCCGAGGAAGCCGCCTTCTTCAACAAGGCGAGCGCCCATCCGCTGACGGCGCATATGACCCAGTAA
- a CDS encoding quinone oxidoreductase family protein encodes MKTAVVRIHRHGGPEVLQYEEVDLRDPGPGEVLLKQTAIGLNFADTYQREGEAGPHDAGNLPVVLGGQGAGVIEATGAGVSGFKTGDRVAYIHPGAYAERRVVPADKLLHLPPGISDQVAAAALLRGLTAEYLVRRLYPIKPGDTALVHAAAGGMGLLLGQWAKALGARVIGTVGADSKVEIAKAHGCSDVIVYSREDFAARTMELTDGVGVDVIYDGVGKSAFLKSLDCVRPMGMLISYGTASGNVGAFDLQLLHRKSIIVTRPTLRTWIAKRSDYEAAATAFFDAVISGKVRAEVNRSYALQDIRRAHEELHSRATVGPAIIIP; translated from the coding sequence ATGAAGACTGCCGTCGTTCGCATTCACCGCCATGGCGGGCCCGAAGTGCTGCAATATGAAGAGGTCGACCTGCGCGATCCCGGTCCCGGCGAGGTGCTGCTGAAGCAAACCGCGATCGGGCTGAACTTCGCTGACACCTATCAGCGTGAAGGCGAGGCCGGGCCACATGATGCGGGCAACCTGCCGGTCGTGCTCGGCGGGCAGGGCGCCGGCGTGATCGAGGCCACAGGCGCCGGCGTTTCCGGCTTCAAGACGGGCGACAGGGTCGCCTATATTCATCCCGGCGCCTATGCCGAGCGGCGCGTCGTGCCCGCCGACAAGTTGCTGCATTTGCCGCCGGGGATTTCCGACCAGGTGGCGGCGGCGGCGTTGTTGCGCGGCCTTACGGCGGAATATCTGGTGCGGCGGCTCTATCCGATAAAGCCCGGCGATACCGCGCTGGTTCATGCGGCGGCAGGTGGCATGGGACTGTTGTTGGGGCAATGGGCGAAAGCGCTCGGCGCGCGGGTGATCGGCACCGTGGGCGCCGACAGCAAGGTCGAGATCGCCAAGGCGCATGGCTGCAGCGACGTGATCGTCTATAGCCGCGAGGATTTCGCGGCGCGCACCATGGAATTGACCGATGGCGTCGGAGTCGACGTGATCTATGACGGCGTTGGCAAATCGGCGTTCCTGAAATCGCTCGATTGCGTCAGGCCGATGGGCATGCTGATCAGCTACGGCACGGCGTCAGGCAATGTCGGCGCCTTCGACCTGCAGCTTTTGCATCGCAAATCCATCATCGTGACGCGGCCGACGCTGCGGACCTGGATCGCCAAACGCAGCGACTACGAGGCCGCCGCCACCGCGTTCTTCGACGCGGTGATCTCGGGCAAGGTCCGCGCCGAGGTCAACCGCAGCTATGCGCTGCAGGATATCAGGCGCGCCCATGAGGAACTGCACAGCCGGGCCACGGTCGGCCCGGCCATCATTATCCCCTAG
- a CDS encoding GntR family transcriptional regulator — protein MRVRTSDALRKELEDDIEHGRLSPGDKLDEQTLAERFEVSRTPAREALLQLAAAGIVRLVPRQGAVVSSVSPQLAIGMVEVLTALEAEAAGLAARRMSSTEKAELAKLHLASQAAVKRLDSPAYIKNNAAFHAAIYQGSRNEFLAEQIRSTRLRMRFYHRSSLYQPARLKASFQEHARVMEAIKSGDDALAQHLMREHILFGGRVFADLIANLTSRKP, from the coding sequence ATGCGCGTCAGAACCAGCGATGCCCTGCGTAAGGAGCTCGAGGACGATATCGAGCACGGCCGGTTGTCGCCGGGCGACAAGCTCGACGAGCAGACTTTGGCGGAGCGCTTCGAGGTGTCGCGCACGCCGGCGCGCGAAGCCTTGTTGCAACTGGCGGCGGCCGGAATCGTGCGGCTGGTGCCGCGGCAGGGCGCGGTGGTCTCCAGCGTGTCGCCACAACTCGCGATCGGCATGGTGGAAGTGCTGACCGCGCTGGAAGCGGAAGCGGCCGGGCTCGCGGCCCGGCGGATGTCGTCGACCGAGAAGGCGGAGCTCGCCAAGTTGCATCTGGCGTCGCAGGCGGCGGTCAAGCGGCTGGACAGCCCGGCCTACATCAAGAACAACGCCGCCTTTCATGCGGCGATCTACCAGGGGTCGCGCAACGAATTCCTGGCCGAGCAGATCCGGTCGACGCGGTTGCGGATGCGCTTCTATCATCGCTCCAGCCTCTATCAGCCGGCGCGGCTGAAGGCGTCGTTCCAGGAACACGCGCGCGTCATGGAAGCGATCAAGAGCGGCGACGACGCGCTGGCGCAGCATTTGATGCGCGAGCACATCCTGTTCGGTGGCCGGGTGTTCGCCGACCTGATTGCCAATCTCACCAGCCGGAAGCCCTGA
- a CDS encoding ABC transporter substrate-binding protein, whose translation MTGTAAALMGLRPASAQADYIAELYAKAKQEGELTWYSVYWPSDRSEKHGAIFSKAFPGVKVNVVRSTAQVAYQRLSQDLQANAANCDVFSTTDMGQFVALKDRGVLMPYKMRSMDQIDSRFHGVDPDDAYQIVNATTVGLAYNTNKVKPEQAPKSWKEFIDPKWKGQSVVGHPGFSGFVGTWVVQMNKLYGWDYFEQLAALKPHVGRSIIDTVTVQVSGERSIGASPSALVLRNAAQGNPIAVSYPEEGSVLMISGSAILKNSKYSNAAKLFMEFLYSSDTAAEDIEEFGIPLRRDTVLPAGFKKLDELKTIRPTIAEIIKGIPELTEKWRDTFGV comes from the coding sequence TTGACCGGAACAGCCGCTGCGCTGATGGGGTTGCGGCCCGCCTCCGCGCAGGCCGACTACATCGCCGAGCTCTACGCCAAGGCCAAGCAGGAAGGCGAACTGACCTGGTACAGCGTGTACTGGCCGTCGGACCGTTCCGAGAAGCATGGCGCGATCTTCAGCAAGGCTTTCCCCGGCGTGAAGGTGAATGTGGTGCGATCGACGGCGCAGGTCGCCTATCAGCGGCTGAGCCAGGACCTTCAGGCCAACGCCGCCAATTGCGACGTGTTCTCCACGACAGACATGGGGCAGTTCGTGGCCTTGAAGGATCGCGGCGTCCTGATGCCGTACAAGATGCGGTCGATGGACCAGATCGACAGCCGCTTTCACGGCGTCGACCCCGATGACGCCTACCAGATCGTCAACGCGACCACGGTGGGGCTCGCCTACAACACCAACAAGGTGAAGCCGGAACAGGCGCCGAAAAGCTGGAAAGAGTTCATCGATCCCAAATGGAAGGGCCAGTCGGTGGTCGGCCATCCCGGATTTTCCGGCTTCGTCGGCACCTGGGTGGTGCAGATGAACAAACTCTACGGCTGGGATTATTTCGAGCAACTGGCGGCGCTGAAGCCGCATGTCGGCCGCTCCATCATCGACACGGTAACCGTGCAGGTCTCGGGCGAGCGCAGCATCGGCGCCAGCCCGTCCGCGCTGGTGCTGCGCAATGCCGCGCAGGGCAACCCGATCGCGGTATCCTATCCCGAGGAGGGCTCGGTGCTGATGATCTCGGGTTCGGCGATCCTGAAGAACAGCAAGTATTCGAACGCCGCAAAGCTGTTCATGGAATTCCTCTATTCCAGCGACACCGCGGCCGAGGATATCGAGGAGTTCGGCATACCCTTGCGGCGCGACACCGTGCTGCCCGCCGGCTTCAAGAAGCTCGATGAATTGAAGACCATCCGCCCGACGATTGCCGAAATCATCAAGGGCATTCCCGAACTCACCGAAAAGTGGCGCGACACCTTCGGCGTCTGA
- a CDS encoding glutathione S-transferase family protein: protein MIVLHHGWRSSASRRVRLCLEEKGLAYEGHVVDMANMEHHSPEYLKINPLGVIPTMIHDGQPLHESGTICEYLDETYPDPPLRPDTPYQRAEMRNWIRHIDSLIGNLIIFNWRHHLQKTASQWTDAELAEKLKNIPSKERQEAWLRVARKPYTEEERDTARAKLVAQLLDKMEEALKPSGWMVGKNYSIADIAAVPFVKRLDEEIAPDEVEPKKHPRVNEWWTKIQARPAFARAKFDPFITTV from the coding sequence ATGATCGTTCTTCATCACGGCTGGCGTTCGAGCGCGTCGCGCCGCGTCCGGCTGTGCCTCGAGGAAAAGGGCCTCGCCTATGAGGGCCATGTCGTTGATATGGCGAATATGGAGCATCATTCGCCGGAATATCTGAAGATCAATCCGCTCGGCGTGATCCCGACCATGATCCACGACGGCCAGCCGCTGCACGAGAGCGGCACGATCTGCGAGTATCTCGACGAGACATATCCCGATCCGCCGCTGCGGCCGGATACGCCCTACCAGCGCGCCGAGATGCGCAACTGGATCCGGCATATCGACTCCCTGATCGGCAATCTCATCATCTTCAACTGGCGTCACCACCTGCAGAAGACCGCCTCGCAATGGACCGATGCGGAACTGGCCGAGAAGCTGAAGAACATTCCGAGCAAGGAACGCCAGGAAGCCTGGCTGCGGGTGGCGCGAAAGCCCTACACCGAGGAAGAGCGCGACACCGCGCGAGCCAAACTGGTCGCGCAACTGCTGGACAAGATGGAGGAAGCGCTGAAGCCGTCCGGCTGGATGGTCGGCAAGAACTATTCGATCGCCGACATCGCCGCGGTGCCGTTCGTGAAGCGGCTGGATGAGGAGATCGCGCCCGATGAGGTCGAGCCTAAGAAACATCCCCGCGTCAACGAATGGTGGACTAAAATACAGGCCAGGCCGGCCTTCGCACGTGCGAAATTCGATCCCTTCATCACCACCGTTTGA